The genomic segment aaagtttatattaaatctTCAACCCCATCGCCACACCGCAATTTAGCCGTTTCGAAATCCGCAACCCCATTCCCACGTCACAATGTGTATATTGTAAATTCCACAACCCCGTCCACACCCTGAACCATTCGTTCGAGTTAACCTCCCTTACTCCACTCTCCACCTAAACTAACTGGCCCGCCTATAAACCCTATCTGATCCTATACTCCATCCTTTCCTATTTGATCGACTGGTATATCACGTAAACTCAAATCGACAATAAAACGTCGAGTACCGTAGTGAAAACCATTCAAGGTGACTATCACACAATGAAAACAGAACGAGGACATCATGAAGTTTTATTACTGTCAAAGTTACGGACTGGCTTCGTGAAGTCTAACCAAATTCCCTTGGTAATAGCTGCACCACCACAATTCTAACCAATTACCTCTAATGTTCAGTCCGGGTGGGACTTAATGCGGTGCCCAATGTTAGCACTGGCCACCATGCACGGGAAATATCCCACTGCGGTTTTTCGATTAGAGACACATAATAATTAAATAGCAATTTGTTAGGACTACTCTATCACTGATAGTAGGAGAAGGGCTAATATTGTTTTCTATtgatactaaccagaagcagatgCCTGTGATACAACCTGCATCAACGGCCAAGGCACATATGCTATATAAACAAATCATTTAGCTTGACAGCAGTCTAAGGTTTATTTCGCTTTAACACCATCAGCTGAAACGTTTGTAACCTGTCTATATTTCTCAGTAAAACTCTCCCAAATACTATATATCTGTGCCCTGTTGACGATTTCTGGTCCTCTTCTCCGTGTGTGACACATATAGACAAATAGAcaataattaaaatcaattgaaaatgaaataattctaCATATAAAGTCTCACCTGGCAACCTCATCATGGTAGGCCTTGGCATTGGGGTTATCTAGTCACTTGGTCTACCTACGTGCTTATATAACGTTTGTCAGCTGATAAACTAGTAGACCTTAATAATTCTCTATTCACTGTTTTCGAACATAAATAATCTGTTCTTCGCAACTGCAATGTCCgtttgattattttgtttttaatattcaataaactgtttaaatatttactcCTTAACATCTGCAATACCTTTAAACTTTTCCCTGGTAAGATAATAGGTAAAAATAGCAAGTGTCCGTTTGAAGGGACATTGACGGGGacagaagatatatatatggcgGGATAGATAAGAGTTTGTGTCCTGTACTACACATAGCTGTTAACGATGAATGGTGTCACAGGAACTCTACTCCTATTGAGCGTCCCGGTTCTAGCCAGCTTCTTTTGGAGCATTGATGGACGGACAATAAAGAGGGCAGGCGATAAGTATGATTCGGGGGGTATTTCAGATTAATAcgttttcttcaaaatatcgTGATTTAGAAGCAAATATCATTATCTGCAAATTGTTTATTACAATTTGAAATATGTAATGCTGTTAAGGTGGATTTTCTCCTCACCGTGCAGATAAATGGGTTGTATATTGTACTATAATAGGGCATGTGATATCTATAGCTTACATTTACTGCGATGTATTATTCTTTAGCTCCAACTGGTGTTGCGAAATAGAACCACAAAACACGACGAGTAATTTTACCTCGATAGAAATACACCAGTTCACGAAGGTGATATGGGAGGAGATAGAAATCCCTGAGCACCGGTGTACGTATGGCGAGGAGGCGACAGTCGGACCGATAGGATTTTACTGCACTGGTAAAAAGAACGTGTCCAGGTCAGCTATTTACCAAATCTTTGTAAACATCGAGAACACCTTAATGTCATTACTGTTACTAAATATTAGAACACCTGAATGTCATAACTGTTACTAAATATTAGAACACCTGAATGTCATTACTGTTACTAAATATTAGAACACCTGAATGTCATTACTGTTACTAAATATTAGAACACCTGAATGTCATTACTGTTACTAAATATTAGAACACCTGAATGTCATAACTGTTACTAAAATATTAGAACACCTGAATGTCATTactgttactaaatatagaaCACCTGAAGTCAGTCTTCACTTAAATAGTGAACACCTGATTCATTTATCTGTCACTAAATACTAGAACACCTGAATGTCATTACTGTTACTAAATATTAGAACACCTGAATGTCATTACTGTTACTAAATACTAGAACACCTGAATGTCATTACTTTAACCAAATACTAGAACACCTGAATGTCATTACTGTTACTAAATATTAGAGCACCTGAATGTCATTACTGTTACTAAATATTAGAACACCTGAATGTCATTACTGTTACTAAATATTAGAACACCTGAATGTCATTACTGTTACTAAATATTACAACACCTGAATGTCATTACTGTTACTAAATATTACAACAACTGAATGTCATTACTGTTACTAAATATTACAACACCTGAATGTCATTACTGTAACCAGATATTAGCATATTCATTGGTTCACCTACTGTTTACTTCACATAGAACAATTGCGTCTGATTTTCTGCTACGGAATACACACTTTTGTTTTCTAAAATGTGTTCGATCGTGTCCGACTAAAGAAAAGTCGTTAATTTGAGAAGGTACGAGTTAACTTGTTAAACTAGACCAGTTTGGTGATACATATTAGTGCAATTGTAAAGTTTGACGTTTCTTCTCTTGATAAGAACTATCGCCGTTGGAAAAACCTTTCATCAGGACATTTGCAACGTTTTGAATGAAATCTTGCACACTGGCAAAGTTCCTTACCTTTCTTTATATGCTATACATTTAGCTGTGGAAGAATGATTTGTTTTCATTCCACGGCGTATTTTTTGTACACAGGATGGTGGTCAGATACGTACAGGTGCCCGTGGTAAAGCCCCTCATACAACAGGGGGTGTGTCCCACGGAACATGTGGTGTGTTGCGAGGGCTACACCAAACAACAGGACCAGTGTCTAAGTAAGTTGTAGATACACATCAAAAAGCGTGTTTTgctgttaaaaaaataaataaaaattaaacgTATGTTATCAAAACGCTTAAAACAAAAACCTATAATATTGCAATTTTGTTGGTCTTGTAAAAGAAAGGtcttgatatttatttatttatttgaccGTAATCGACTGCGATAGACATGCTTTTCTTGTCGTAATTGATAATCTTATTGAAGCAAACTTGCTCCTACAGAATCCTCTGCTGTTGACTCCCTCCAGGCCCTCATCGATGCGGGATTGGTTGGATAAGGACTGATGACCAATTATCTATAAATccttatacataatataaataaaaacaagtatataaGGTTTATGTTTTGTTGTCATTCCATGTCATAAAATAACATTGTACGTGTATTAGACTACATATTCGTGAAGGAATTGAAGTCCGTGTTGTAGTTTTACATCCGTCCTGTATCGTATAGCGGGTGCTATGAGACGGGGACCTCATTTGACCACGatgtaattatcatttttatgtCATCGCTTCATTGGGAAAGTAATGACTTAGATGTTCAAACTGACGTTAGGAAAGCGAAAACAGCATAatggtggtatatatattaaaacgtAAATGTAAATAAGTAATGTTATAAAGTGTTTTTATTGCTAACAGAGAAACATAAAACATTGGCGGgtgtacttaatgaaaatgatGATGTTATGGTCAAAATAACAATTACAACACAAGAAGCAATGCATTTCCAAGTTTAAAAAAAGTTGAACAGCACCAATGAGGGTGTAACAAACGTCATCATACAAAATCACTTGAGTAAGAATATACTGAGTTAGTTATAGGGATATATATGGCGAGGATCTGTCGCTACTCGATATTCTAATCATGATATAGATGATTTTCATTCCTATTTAAGTTCTCCACATTGAAATTCATTTTTCGGAATTAGTCAAGTAGTATTTCAGATGTTATAAAACTTCGAGATCAGCATTCAAACATACTTTAAGTACCTATTGATTTTATGTTATTTCGCTAGTAAATAATTCAGCAAGAATGTTAAGGATTTCAACCTTAACGCTGGTTAGAATAAACAACCGTATAATGTCTAGCGTGAATATAACGATATCACAGCTTATcattacaaacaaaaacaaaaaaacaagttGCTTGTATGGGGAATTCTTTATAATATTCACAGGTATTACTTATTTTGATCACATCACTTCATTGGATCCAACCAAAGGAAACATAAGGACACGTGGATAAAGTCTCAACGTTTGTGCTTTGCTAGCTTTAGTGAACATGTGACCGATGCTAGGACACAGATTATTTTATCTAGTACAGTTCTCGGTTCGAAGAAAGGTTAACCCGATAGTGAGTTCTGTCTGTTTGATTCCATAGATATCAAACATGGGCGACATGTTGAGATTTAATTTGATGCTTGCTGCTTTACTTGTATGCCTTCCATCTTTTTTATTGGAGTCAGTACTACACGATGAATCAACGATGTTTGGAAATTTGAAGTATGATTCCCTGCCGGACCACGTGAAAGAAGTCTTGCGTGAAAGTAGAGCCTCTGGGGATGAATcgtaaatataatataacattattactagattattataattatgtgaCTAAGCGTacgtgttatttatttatttatttatttatttttgtgatcTCATGTTGGACCCGGGTCTGTTCAATTGAGTATAATCGggaaatatgtacatttacgtAGATGTCTCAGGCTGATTGTATTCGCTGACTATACTTTTGTCTTTTAGAGCTCATTGGTGTTGTAAGATCAATCCAACCAAAACCATAGTGGATTCACGAACCGTGTCTGTGACAGTAGTCGTTCCAGTAAGACACACCCATTCTAAAAGTTGTGGGTTTTTATGGACTAAAAGATGCACCTCGACCTCTTACACGACTGGGTTAGTCTactgaaaagtattttttacaGGTTTATGGTCAGAAATAACCTGTAATAAGTAATTATGTTGATTTCTAAAGTAgaaatgatgataatgatgaatCCACACGGATAATTTCCTGTTTGTTATAACTACACTGAATGATACATTCATACTTTGTTACAGTTAATTAATGACACAATCATACTTTGTTACAGTTAATTAATGACACAATCATACTTTGTTACAGTTAATTAATGATACAATCATACTTTGTTACAGTTAATTAATGGTACATTCATACTTTGTTACAGTTAATTAATGGTACAATCATACTTTGTTACAGTTAATTAATGACACAATCATACTTTGTTACAGTTAATTAATGACACAATCATACTTTGTTACAGTTAATAAATGACACAATCATACCTTGTTACAGTTAATTAATGGTAAATCATACTTTGTTACAGTTAATTAATGGTACAATCATACTTTGTTACAGTTAATTAATGGTACAATCATACTTTGTTAAGCTTTATTAATGACACAATTATACGTTATTACAGTTAATTGATGATACAATCATACCTTGTTAAGCTTTATTAATGACACAATTATACGTTATTACAGTTAATTGATGATACAATCATACTTTGTTGCAGTTAAATAATGATATCATGATTCCCATTCAAAGTAGATTCTATGAAACGCGTTGATTTCCATTGATAAAGTacttgataataataataatggttataatgaaaaaatatactGGTTATGACTAAAGGTACAGGAGAGCGTACAAGGCGACCTACACCAGCAGACTGGTACCCACCACCTGTCCAGATGAACATCTAGTGTGTTGTAAGGACTTCATCAAAGTCGCGGATCAGTGCTTGCGTAAGTCAAGATTGTTAACAAAATATCCACTACAAGTTAGGATTAcgattttatcaaataaaaaatatattgatccACCTATATTACATGGTATTACATGGTATTACATGATATTACATGTTATTACATAGTATTACATAATAGTACTTGATATTACATGTTATTACATAGTATTACGTGGTATCATATATTATTACATAGTATTACGTGGTATTACATAGTATTACATAAAATTACATAGTATTACATGGTAGTACATAGTATTGCGTGGTATCATGTATTATTACATAGTATTACGTGgtattacataatcattattTAGAGTAATTAATGTTCCTGTCATTGAAATAGTGTAACTGTAAGGAGGTTTTATGTTTTAcgttttagatatttttttttatataacccGAATTGttttttatctgacaattaTCATAAAGGTATCATAAAGATATAACGTAACTTAATTACATTGTTTCAGCTCAAAATCGACTCACTGACATTAAGGATGACTTGCTGAAGTTGCACGACGCAGGAATAGTTATTGGGTAAACTCCAAGATATCAACTGATTAAATAAACATATTGAACTGTTAAtgttgtggtttttttttgtgtcgAGTTCATTCAACAACACTCGTTTATCTATACACTAATATTATCGGGTTTTAATTGATTTGAGTAATGACACGTTTCAGAACATCTTTTACAATCATGGGAATATTGTACCTTTATATCTAGATTTCGACCTATTGACATATTCTGTGGTTCTTCAGTCACCTAGTAATCAGTGCTTTAGGCTTTTGGCATCATGACGAGTTCTAGAATgcagaaacagctgtatgatgtccctgacatcacttaCAAGTCATACACAGAataaatagctgtatgatgtccctaacagcACTGAAGACTCCTAGAAGGAtgaatcagctgtatgatgtccctaacatcactgacgtgtcctagaaggaagGACTAAACAGTAGAATGATATCCAAAATATCACTGATTAGTCTTAGGAGGACGAATTAGATGTATGATaaccctaacatcactgatataTACTAAGTTAACTATACCATtgataccactgtatattgatattattattgaaagtaaaaaaaaggtACAAgagatatgtataatgtattgaataaaaataatgtattgccTACAGGTCAAGCAAAGTGGGACAccatatttggaaatatacCTATTGAGGAATGGAAAAAATATTCAGATTGCCTTTTGACAcaaataaaaatttcaaaactacaatggttgcaatttagaattaatcatcatctacaaacatttatttgaaaaagattAATTTGGTTCAGTCTGATTTGTGTAATTTCTGCTTcatagaaaaagaaacaatacagCATGTACTTTGGGAATGTAATAAAGTCCAAAATTTAATTATGGCTTTCCAAATTTGGGTGTAAGCTACTTGTAATGAgacatttaatgtatgtaaaaaagatttcatttttggtgaaatagCACAAACCCCACACCAAAATAACAGagcagaaaatattataatactaaatatgaagcactatatttattgtcaaaagtgTTTAGGTAAAGCTCTTTACTTACCCACTCTAATTAGTAAccttaaaacttcatataacATCGAGAGATACTTAGCAAAAAAATATGACAAGCAATCTACTTTTATTGAGGATTTCAGTGCTTACCATTCAGcttttagaaaatataacaattacaatAAGGTAGTGTCTTTCATTATGAAATAGATTTAAGTTTAccaatgtaatttatttttatactttttcaatTTGCTTGTGTTTTTGTTGGATTCGTATCAaccttttttttccccattaaatgttttattagcAATAGTCAGTTATTTTTGTCACCCTTTCAGAAATTGCCTTTACTTTCGTCGAAAATCTCGTTCCTTCTTCTCTCCATCCTCTTATGTTCCTTTCTCTCTTATCTTTGTATTTCCTTTTCTAAATCAGCTTCTACTTTTTATCCAAACTATCCCCCAATCCCATTTTTCAATTAGCTCCAGTCAATATATTCATTTGTTGATTGTTTCAATTCTACATACACTGTACTGCCCAATaattaagaatgtaatagtAGATCTAAAATATGAGTATTCATAAAAATTGATTACATGTACGTAATTAAGAGagtattgatgtatatgtttgcctggaactaataaaaaaaaactataccAAAGCTACAATTTCAGCTTTTCTTTACACTACCTTTCTCTGTTACTGATGGCACCGACTTACAGTGTTTTCAGTTCGACTTGATGCACAGAATAATTTACACTAATAAATTGCTCatgaaaatcaatatttcttaaactGAATTATGTATTTTCTGTAACGAAAACATAGAAACTTTAGAACATCTTGCCTGAGACTGTCTACACTTTAAAAACATTTGGTTGTATTTTCGTAACGTTATTTTCGAaagaaataatattgatatactaTGGTCCCTAATTACGTTTCTGTTTGGTTTACAAAATATGACAGGAAACGGAGAAATTGATTTGATTATTctaattgtaaaacaatatatttataaatgcaAGTATACCTGTAAAGTTCCAACACGTGCAGGAGCATAGGTAAAAATACAACTCTATAAAAACATGGAATATCAATATCTCTATATGTACACCCTCAAAAAGCAGCAAACATGAAATCAAAGTCGAGAGATATATCAAGAGCCCGAGACCTATATTAAAAGTGGTCATAGATATGCTAATGTCTTTTATACAAGTATTTTTGTTgatacttattttttttaaatgtaaccAGATAACATGTCAAAAAATCCCTGATGGGTCCTAAAAGGACTAGTTAGCTCTATGATATCTTTAACGTCACTGACGACTCCTAGAAGGATGATTCAGCTGTGTGTTGTCCATAGCATCTCTGACGAGTCtctgaaggacgaaacagctgtatgatgtccctaacatcactgacgagaatTAGACGAATTAattagctgtatgatgtccctaacatcactgacgagtcctagaaggacgaaacagctgtatgatgtccctaacatcactgacgagtctctgaaggacgaaacagccgtatgatgtccctaacatctcTGTCGAGTCtctgaaggacgaaacagctgtatgatgttcctaacatcactgacgagtcctaggaggtcttaacagctgtatgatgtccctaacatctcTGGCCAGTCTctgagggacgaaacagctgtatgatgtccctaacagcACTGACGAGAATTAGACGAAtgaatcagctgtatgatgtccctaacatcactgacgagtattagAGGCAAGAtccataaaaaatatatctattgaATGAGGGAATACTAAAGATAATGATGGTTGTAATTGAACATTGgatattataaaacatcattattATCTCAGATTCCTCACGGCAAGAGGATAGAAACGAAAGAAATTAATACTAAATGTTTACAATAATAGGCTACATTGTGGAGTTATCGCACACCATCCAAATtatgacgaaacagctgtatggtgtccctaacattactgacgagtcctagaaggacgaaacagctgtatggtgtcactaACATTACGGATAAttattaaataagtatttatataataatccgaatttttatgctaatgaccgtagcgactaaacaacaactgttctgaatacataatgacaaaattagatgatctgaccacacgggaacattgtacaaatatttatattaatataagaaGTGAAACATGaagaatgaaataataaaaaaaataaggatAAAACTTGATGATGTTTAAAACGATGATGATATGAAAAAACCTACTTCAGCAGATATGAGCAAATGcgacatggaataattattatctcaaaaacatataacaacacaagaaaattatacaaataaaatattaagatatttagGTCCTTTGAACTTTTAATCCTAACATACCCTTTTCAATCGTTTGTATGTGATATTGCAAAGATGAGTTCGGAGTAAGATTGAGCGTGACTTACAtgcataaacaaataaaaagaatgAAAGAACAAAGAGTTTTGAAAGAATGTTCTGGAAGAAAGGTTATATATTTCTCTTTAGCTATCTACCTTGAATATTTCCTACTCCTTATATTTTAAGCTATTCTCCTATCTTTACCATGTATcatatattcaaattatttccatttctgacatatatttgtatttgtaacaAGACACTCTCTCTCCTCTATTCAACTCAACACACATTCTTTCGCTCTCCTCTCAATCTCTACCTCCTCAGCTCTCTGCCTCtcgttttttttctctctcctcCTCCCCCACGTCTCTCTCCCCCTCCAGAATCTATCTCCCCCTCCAGATTCATCTCTCTCCCCTCTCTATTATCTTTCTGTCTTTATATGATtatgttaaataaaacataatttgaataaattaacaatatcacaaaaatattacatatattatttgtatgtcgctttGTACCCATATAATATAGCTGACAATCAGATCATTTCTGAGtgcaataataaaaaaaaaaaaacaaacaaaaaacattgtacgatgtttacttgccgaaatatacggaatttaattccaatccaaaccgcctcacagcttctggtcgccatctttgttcaaatcaaagcatgtgtgcgtttgaaagagtcagtactgcaaagcttctaaacgatcttgtgatgcaaattttaagattataatagaaacgaaatatgattttaaaatgatttgatttcaattacttgTGCTTTAGGTTAGCGAATCGTAGCAACTATTTACAACGAAAATTTAATGTTGCActaaatactgatcacaatatttttattttgtcattttttattcctttcatttcatttcattatgagtgtaatttagatttcccaataaattcgcgggaaatgaatttgatgacgtaaccggaagctcacatgctattagaacgtgacccggaaaacatgacgataataaaaacagaagttCTTGAACAttacttttcacatttttttgagacaccaatgtgctaaaatacaacggaaagTAACACCGATTAtgttcatagctatcgtatcaagtaaaacgAACAGTTATTGCGAAAATAGCAGTATTTTCTTCACCTAGTTGGGCTAGACCGACTTTCGTTTTCCAGTTTACAGATATGgtcatattaaataattcatcttctcaaccatagtcgatctaattACTTATCCGCGGGATTTTTCTATtaagaatacatgtacttctcatgtacagtgcatctttgtttaaaattgactggtctgcaggtctgatctgactccctcagctgaccctgaccacaGGGCCAAGTTACTATGgtatccttttgtaaacacctcataataaatgtatcaacagcagaatcgtctggattactacagtttttaccttttaaatactttaatatataaatacttattacccGTTAGCttgtaattaaataagtatttatataataatccgaatttttatgttaatgaccgtagcgtctaaacaacaactgttctgaatacataatgacaaaattagatgatctgaccacacgggtacattgtacgatgtttacttgccgaaatatacgcattttaatttcaatccaaaccgcctcacagcttcaggtcgccatctttgctcaaatcaaagcatctgtgcgtttgaaagagtcagtactgcaaagcttctaaacgatcttgtgatgcaaattttaagattataatagaaacaaaatatggattttaaaatgatttgatttcaattacttgTGCTTTAGGTTAGCGAATCGTAGCAACTATTTACAACGAAAATTTAATGTTGCActaaatactgatcacaatatttttattttgtcattttttattcctttcatttcatttcattatgagtgtaatttagatttcccaataaattcgcgggaaatgaatttgatgacgtaaccggaagctcacatgctattagaacgtgacccggaaaacatgacgataataaaaacagaagttcttgaacattaccggattattttcacatttttttgagacaccaatgtgctaaaatacaacggaaagTAACACCGATTAtgttcatagctatcgtatcaagtaaaacgAACAGTTATTGCGAAAATAGCAGTATTTGCTTCACCCAGAGTCTCTGCTTCACCTaggctagacctactttcgttttccagTTTACAGTTATGGTAATATTAAAtcattcatcttctcaaccatagtcgatctTATCCGCGAGATTTTTCTATTtagaatatttgtacttctcatgtacagtgcatctttgtttaaaatggTCTGCAGATCTGATCTGACtccctcagctgaccctgaccacagggtcacgttactatcgtatccttttgtaaacacatcataataaatgtatcaacggcAGAATCGTCTGAATTACTAcaatttttaccttttaaatactttaatatacaaatacttattaccggttagcttgtaataataataataatggtcTTTATTTATACTTGATAACATGTTGAGCTTAAAAACTCGTCTTACACATGGTCAAGATAAGTaatagaatatacaatatttacaacatataaaagaataatactataacattaaacaaggcacatatgatataaaatacaagATAATTTTGGAGCTGCCATTAAATGTAAAGGATAAAAGTACAACTACATCAGGATTACAGATTACTCCATAAAAAAGTTCTTTGCTGCTTTCTTAAAAGATAAAAGTGTTGAACAGTTTCTCACATTACTTGGTAAAAGATTCCATGTGTGAGCTCCTTGATATTTAAAAGACTTTTTGAAAGTATTTGTATTGTGAGATGGTAAGTAAAAAACATTTGTGGTTGAGAATCTGGTAGACCTACAATGGACATCAGATATGCtagtaaaacaatttaaattttgtgGAGCTAGGTCgttaagtacatgtatcttgtACATAAAACAGACTGACTATATAAATCCTTTTTCTAAAAGGCAGCCATTTTAGTAATTTAAACATGTCATTAGATGGAGTTAAAAAGTcacaatttaaaataattctgGCTGCTCTCTTCTGAAGACGCTCCAACTTAACAATATTCTTTTTTGTACTATTGCCCCAGACAGTAGCACAGTAGTCAATATGAGGATTGATAAAacagttaaaaataaaaaatcgtaATACTGGAAGTCTGGCTTAAAATGGTCTtatctttttcatttgaaaaatttgaCATGAGATTTTTCTACATACATTTGAGAACTGGTAATCCCAAGACATACAATCATCAACTGATTCTCCTAACAGCTTTTCGTGttttacattttctatatttacattgttgATGACAGATAGTTCACcttttaatttacatttcctCTGTGAGGTAGAAGCAAGCATAGCTTTGGTTTGGTCAGGATTAATACACATTTTGTTAACATCACACCATGATGAAACTGACTTGGCATCCTCATTGaggtttttatttatatcatcaatagATTTCAGCTgtagaaacagctgtatggtgtccctaacattactggtGAGTCCttaaaggacgaaacagctgtatggtgtcgCTAACATTACTGAtgagtcgtagaaggacgaaacagctgtatggtgtccccaacattactgtatacataacatacactgtaacattataaaaaaacaacaaaaaacaaacaaacaaacgaacaaccaatcaaacagaaaaacaaaaaactttttatCGCCGATTGGATATATGTTTATCTCGCGTATAGAGGACGAACCTTCATAGAAACAAGCACTGAAATGGGATTTGTGATAAGATTTATTACAATTCCTTGGTTCAATGAGAGGAAGCATCTGCTTTCTTATGATAACATGTCCCAATGACCTTCATTGATAGAGaagtgacatcatacataagtACTCGAACCCCTAACATCTGCTTACTTACATCCCTTTTGCGTGCGTGGGTTGATTGAGGTTAAACAACATCCGGG from the Pecten maximus chromosome 4, xPecMax1.1, whole genome shotgun sequence genome contains:
- the LOC117325000 gene encoding uncharacterized protein LOC117325000 codes for the protein MNGVTGTLLLLSVPVLASFFWSIDGRTIKRAGDNSNWCCEIEPQNTTSNFTSIEIHQFTKVIWEEIEIPEHRCTYGEEATVGPIGFYCTGKKNVSRMVVRYVQVPVVKPLIQQGVCPTEHVVCCEGYTKQQDQCLKSSAVDSLQALIDAGLVG
- the LOC117325001 gene encoding uncharacterized protein LOC117325001 translates to MGDMLRFNLMLAALLVCLPSFLLESVLHDESTMFGNLKYDSLPDHVKEVLRESRASGDESAHWCCKINPTKTIVDSRTVSVTVVVPVRHTHSKSCGFLWTKRCTSTSYTTGYRRAYKATYTSRLVPTTCPDEHLVCCKDFIKVADQCLPQNRLTDIKDDLLKLHDAGIVIG